In a single window of the Luteolibacter yonseiensis genome:
- a CDS encoding substrate-binding domain-containing protein, which yields MPGIHNSPSIKPDGSHPPPVSGKPEPAASHDPISLSPHPSKAETPPPPSRRVLFVTDFYQEEILLGIVDHARHQNWELITNMRFHGMLPSETEADGILVTGYSERVRHWMRRWGGTHSVHLGMAPQDLPIPWVDVDYEQAGRAGARHLLELGHHHFVSYTLVKPPDTVRLRDAFIEELQTAGRSVTLLDFESIHGDNTLRVPREERLRWLAESLDSLKKPLAVMVDDDRRSLEVVAACDMVGLKIPEDVSILGCENRAVEVSMSRLPLSSVDMNWRLAGRRAAELLDGLMEGRDKPRNIRVKPVGVVGRASTATFITESPEITRVLLHIRENFAQSLRMTDLARMAGMAERHFRSEFKRLVGHSPRTEIHRARLVTATKLLRDTELKLDAIAFESGLGNAKKLCEVFAEDFGMTPTAWRVQSRYD from the coding sequence ATGCCGGGAATCCATAACAGTCCGTCCATCAAGCCTGATGGAAGCCATCCGCCACCGGTTTCCGGCAAACCGGAACCGGCTGCGTCGCACGATCCGATCTCCCTCTCCCCGCATCCGTCCAAGGCGGAAACTCCGCCCCCTCCAAGCCGCAGGGTGTTGTTTGTGACAGACTTCTACCAGGAGGAGATCCTGTTGGGGATCGTGGATCATGCCCGCCACCAGAATTGGGAACTGATCACCAACATGAGGTTCCACGGCATGCTCCCTTCGGAAACGGAGGCGGATGGCATCCTTGTCACCGGCTACAGCGAGCGGGTCCGGCATTGGATGAGACGCTGGGGCGGCACCCACAGCGTGCATCTCGGCATGGCCCCCCAGGACCTCCCCATCCCGTGGGTGGATGTCGATTACGAACAAGCCGGTCGTGCGGGCGCGCGCCACCTGCTGGAACTCGGCCATCACCATTTTGTCTCATATACCCTGGTCAAGCCGCCCGACACGGTCCGGCTGAGGGATGCGTTCATCGAGGAACTCCAGACCGCCGGAAGATCCGTCACCCTGCTGGACTTCGAGAGCATCCATGGAGACAACACCTTGCGCGTGCCGCGTGAGGAACGGCTGCGCTGGCTCGCGGAAAGCCTCGATTCACTCAAAAAACCGCTTGCCGTGATGGTCGATGACGACCGCCGCTCATTGGAGGTGGTCGCCGCCTGCGACATGGTCGGGTTGAAGATTCCCGAAGATGTTTCGATCCTCGGATGTGAGAACCGCGCGGTGGAGGTCAGCATGTCGCGGTTGCCGCTTTCATCGGTGGACATGAACTGGCGGCTGGCCGGGCGTCGTGCGGCGGAACTTCTGGATGGCCTGATGGAGGGGAGGGACAAGCCACGCAACATCCGCGTCAAGCCGGTGGGGGTCGTGGGGCGAGCATCCACCGCCACCTTCATCACCGAGTCTCCGGAAATCACGAGGGTGCTGCTGCACATCCGTGAGAACTTCGCCCAGTCCCTGCGCATGACGGATCTCGCGCGAATGGCCGGGATGGCCGAGAGGCATTTCCGCTCCGAATTCAAACGCCTCGTAGGCCATAGTCCGCGCACGGAAATCCACCGCGCGCGCCTGGTGACCGCCACCAAGCTATTGAGGGACACGGAGTTGAAGCTGGACGCGATCGCATTTGAAAGCGGTCTGGGAAACGCCAAGAAGTTATGCGAAGTCTTCGCTGAAGATTTCGGCATGACCCCCACCGCGTGGAGGGTGCAGAGCCGCTACGATTGA
- a CDS encoding transporter substrate-binding domain-containing protein, which translates to MNSRRRFLKNSASLLGLLAAGCGGKSRSGGNGAELRVGMDLSYPPFEMQDKAGNPDGVGVRLAEALAAHLGRPLKIMPMEFSGLIPALKTGNIDLILSSMTATEERAKSIDFSQPYAFTGLALLVRKDSAIQSIDDLKKSARTVTAKASTTGQTWAITNLPDAKCVVFEDQSACVLEVTQGRADAFIYDQLSIYKYAGENPETTRGLLKPFVEESWALGIAKGNDGLRAQVNGFIDRFRKEDGFSKLGERYLKDEKKFLEDSGIPFILR; encoded by the coding sequence ATGAATTCGCGCCGCCGCTTTCTGAAAAACTCCGCCAGCCTGCTGGGACTGCTCGCCGCCGGATGTGGAGGGAAGAGCCGGAGCGGGGGAAATGGCGCCGAACTGCGGGTGGGCATGGACTTGTCCTACCCTCCCTTCGAGATGCAGGACAAGGCCGGCAACCCGGATGGGGTGGGTGTGAGGCTCGCCGAGGCGCTCGCCGCCCACCTCGGGCGTCCGTTGAAAATCATGCCGATGGAATTTTCCGGCCTGATTCCCGCTCTCAAGACCGGCAACATCGATCTGATCCTTTCCTCGATGACGGCCACGGAGGAACGGGCGAAGTCGATCGATTTCTCCCAGCCGTATGCCTTCACCGGACTCGCGCTGCTGGTCCGCAAGGACTCCGCCATCCAATCGATCGACGACCTGAAAAAAAGCGCGCGCACGGTGACGGCCAAGGCGAGCACCACCGGCCAGACGTGGGCGATCACGAACCTGCCGGATGCGAAATGCGTGGTGTTCGAAGACCAGTCGGCGTGCGTGCTGGAGGTCACGCAGGGGCGCGCGGACGCGTTCATCTACGATCAGCTTAGTATCTACAAATACGCCGGAGAGAATCCGGAGACCACGCGAGGACTTTTGAAACCGTTCGTGGAAGAGTCATGGGCGCTCGGCATTGCGAAAGGAAATGACGGATTGCGGGCACAAGTGAACGGGTTCATCGATCGTTTCCGCAAAGAGGATGGCTTTTCCAAACTGGGGGAGCGTTATCTGAAGGATGAGAAGAAATTTCTCGAGGATTCCGGAATCCCATTCATCCTCAGATAG
- a CDS encoding glycine--tRNA ligase — protein sequence MANKDVTDPARMEKIVSLCKRRGFVFQAGELYGGLNGVWDYGPLGAELKRNLKDYWWRKTVQERDDVLGMDGSILTMEQVLVASGHVGGFSDPMSDCLLSKARLRADQIPEQDGTVVWFTGAGHPASEWSIQREFAVLIAPGKEVGEAHKTARKYYSEFLANKQVSPKEIELVEDRREEVTGTTRFNPDNGSLLTEPRQFNLMLQTNFGATGEQIAYLRPETAQSIFVQYKNVLDSNRVKLPFGIAQVGKSFRNEINPRNFTFRSREFEQMEIEYFCHPDDGMRLTDEWLETRLSFYEEIGIPRAKLHINDIPDGERAFYSKKTYDIEYEFPFGVQELEGVAYRTDYDLGVHQKAAGKPLLYFDEETKEKFLPHVVEPSAGCDRTVLALICEAFDEETLTDDKDKEDVRTVLRFKPALAPVKVGIFPLLKKNEEQVRIAKEIQKSLQKWMTVSYDDGGAVGRRYRRQDEVGTPFCITVDFETLGEENADLKDTVTIRHRDSMEQERLPISGLLAWLLERVR from the coding sequence ATGGCCAACAAAGATGTCACCGATCCCGCCCGCATGGAAAAAATCGTGTCGCTGTGCAAACGCCGCGGCTTTGTTTTCCAAGCCGGGGAACTCTACGGCGGCCTCAACGGGGTTTGGGACTACGGTCCGCTCGGTGCCGAACTGAAACGGAACCTCAAGGACTACTGGTGGCGCAAGACCGTGCAGGAACGCGACGACGTGCTCGGCATGGACGGCTCGATCCTGACGATGGAGCAGGTGCTCGTCGCATCCGGCCACGTCGGTGGATTTTCCGACCCGATGAGCGACTGCCTTCTTTCCAAGGCGCGCCTGCGCGCGGACCAGATCCCGGAACAGGACGGAACCGTCGTCTGGTTCACCGGAGCCGGCCACCCTGCCAGCGAGTGGAGCATCCAGCGTGAATTCGCCGTCCTCATCGCTCCCGGCAAGGAAGTCGGCGAGGCACATAAAACCGCGCGGAAATACTACTCGGAATTTCTCGCGAACAAGCAGGTCTCGCCGAAGGAAATCGAACTCGTCGAAGACCGCCGCGAGGAGGTCACCGGCACGACCCGCTTCAATCCGGACAACGGATCGCTGCTCACCGAGCCGCGCCAGTTCAACCTGATGCTGCAAACAAACTTTGGTGCGACCGGCGAACAGATCGCCTATCTCCGCCCGGAAACCGCGCAGTCGATCTTCGTGCAGTACAAGAACGTGCTCGATTCCAACCGCGTGAAGCTCCCGTTCGGTATCGCACAGGTCGGCAAGTCGTTCCGCAACGAGATCAATCCGCGCAACTTCACCTTCCGGTCCCGTGAGTTCGAGCAAATGGAGATCGAATATTTCTGCCACCCCGACGACGGCATGCGCCTGACCGACGAGTGGCTCGAGACACGCCTTTCCTTCTACGAGGAAATCGGCATCCCGCGCGCCAAACTGCACATCAACGACATTCCTGACGGCGAACGCGCCTTCTACTCGAAGAAGACCTACGACATCGAATACGAATTCCCGTTCGGCGTGCAGGAACTCGAAGGAGTGGCCTATCGCACCGACTACGACCTCGGCGTCCATCAGAAGGCGGCGGGCAAGCCGCTGCTTTATTTCGACGAGGAGACGAAGGAGAAATTCCTGCCACACGTGGTGGAGCCCTCCGCCGGTTGCGACCGCACCGTGCTCGCGCTCATTTGCGAGGCCTTCGACGAAGAGACGCTCACCGATGACAAGGACAAGGAAGACGTCCGCACCGTCCTGCGCTTCAAACCGGCGCTGGCTCCGGTGAAGGTGGGAATTTTCCCGCTGCTCAAGAAGAACGAGGAACAGGTCCGCATCGCCAAGGAAATCCAGAAGTCCCTTCAGAAGTGGATGACCGTTTCCTACGACGACGGTGGCGCCGTCGGCCGCCGTTACCGCCGCCAGGACGAAGTTGGCACTCCGTTCTGCATCACTGTGGATTTCGAAACCCTCGGCGAGGAGAACGCCGATCTGAAGGACACCGTCACCATCCGCCACCGCGACTCGATGGAACAGGAGCGCCTCCCGATCAGCGGGCTGCTTGCCTGGCTGCTTGAGCGCGTGCGCTGA
- a CDS encoding L,D-transpeptidase family protein produces MNFNFLKYLPLLAVAPLFLNSCSIGGGEESTYLTGLGGSIHHEVSGGPHHSPPAIPDDVSYWDGDSAQGSPLIKINRAQQKAFFYKGGVLVGVSRISSGNEDHGTPPGRYKITEKDEDHVSSAYGVFKDRATGMTTNDNVDIRKDKPKPSEIFYNAPMPNFMRFNGGIGMHTGFLPGYAASHGCIRMPHHMSTKFFQNVQLGTPVVVE; encoded by the coding sequence ATGAATTTCAACTTTCTTAAATACCTTCCGCTTCTTGCCGTTGCGCCCCTCTTTCTGAACTCCTGTAGCATCGGCGGCGGAGAGGAGTCGACCTACCTCACCGGCCTCGGAGGATCGATCCATCACGAGGTTTCGGGCGGCCCGCATCACTCACCGCCGGCAATTCCGGACGATGTCTCGTATTGGGACGGGGATTCGGCGCAAGGGAGCCCGCTGATCAAGATCAACCGCGCCCAGCAGAAGGCGTTTTTCTACAAAGGCGGCGTGCTGGTGGGTGTTTCCCGGATCTCCAGTGGAAACGAGGATCATGGCACTCCTCCCGGCCGCTACAAGATCACCGAAAAAGATGAGGACCACGTTTCCTCCGCTTATGGTGTTTTCAAGGATCGTGCGACCGGCATGACCACCAACGACAACGTGGACATCCGCAAGGACAAGCCGAAACCCAGCGAGATCTTCTACAACGCCCCCATGCCGAACTTCATGCGCTTCAATGGCGGCATCGGCATGCACACGGGCTTCCTCCCGGGCTACGCGGCTTCACACGGCTGCATCCGCATGCCCCATCACATGTCCACGAAGTTTTTCCAGAACGTGCAACTCGGTACCCCCGTCGTCGTGGAATGA
- a CDS encoding L-type lectin-domain containing protein, producing the protein MFRPQALLAAVALLSALPASAAEKAYRYYQFKTTKLVGNGSNVMLSEFDFYHAGTKLNIRNKTGVGASIPCEATAGTDTPAAEDGVPNNLLDGLVETMFVRRSGLVAGNELIFDFGATTPHPVIDSYSFTTATNGSGFVRTPQSWQVYGSDDKVSWTPLTWEVDRVTVLENSTTYGPFDVPEIIPPLINSFSTPAMIVLNDTPITFSYNTQFSTERNVYVGVDTIPLAAESGTFVTTPPPNGQATAYTLVATKDDTAPAISTTLVRSVAGGASTYRYVRFKITGRRGGAGDSTVQLAEFEFYNSAVSAAKIPISGVENPGSNSPDAEKAPKIIDGITTEGGNKWLDFNNAPLIFDFGSPKTFDKYAFFTGGDAAERDPVQWTLEGSNDQSRWNLIENVNIPFATPTARNTSTLPIPLPGTSLPTQIDFFTGNTLNLIEGETLTLSYSTQAAATVTITPDGGDPLPGPLPLYGSVNVTPTVDTTYTLTAATADENAPVATATFSVVIVPDPGVDDIQYDNFASAGTELETNGSTTITPEFGTNPGRLRLTPEQQSQSGTAWFVKKLAVSGGFEATFGLSMNQEDPNGYVPADGLAFVVQNAPSGTNDPGTGENGVSQKALNICFHTFGFEPDPASLIEVRSGTTVLAKCVAFNQPGVELYGIPSVPAVDENGVPYMTAPFPYTLGSVSTDPAYRIRVVYVPGDLDVYLDGIAVIQNVNVNLSTIGAADAAGKSYFGFTARTGGNVQNSDITDWHVKLGDFSAVPPFGMVKSLFRYTAGSSQPTSVDLVWNADTATDFKVVSSLDLLPPWSLVQSAPGVKGQIGVSVDIPFNVGTADKAFFRVERVVPE; encoded by the coding sequence ATGTTCCGCCCGCAGGCATTGCTTGCGGCTGTCGCGTTGCTGAGCGCCCTCCCGGCGTCAGCGGCTGAAAAGGCATATAGATACTATCAATTCAAGACAACGAAACTTGTCGGGAATGGATCGAACGTGATGCTCTCGGAGTTCGACTTTTATCACGCCGGCACCAAGCTGAACATCAGGAACAAAACAGGAGTTGGCGCGAGCATCCCCTGTGAGGCCACCGCCGGAACCGACACCCCCGCGGCGGAAGACGGAGTGCCCAACAACCTTCTGGACGGCCTCGTCGAGACGATGTTCGTAAGAAGGAGCGGATTGGTTGCAGGCAACGAACTGATCTTCGATTTCGGCGCGACCACCCCGCATCCGGTCATCGATTCCTATAGCTTCACCACAGCCACAAATGGTTCGGGCTTCGTCCGCACTCCCCAATCATGGCAGGTATACGGTTCCGATGACAAAGTCAGCTGGACTCCCCTCACTTGGGAAGTCGACAGGGTCACCGTTCTCGAAAACAGCACCACCTACGGGCCTTTCGATGTTCCCGAGATCATCCCGCCGCTGATCAACAGTTTCTCGACGCCCGCGATGATCGTGTTGAACGACACGCCGATCACCTTCAGCTACAACACCCAATTCAGCACCGAACGGAATGTCTATGTCGGGGTTGATACGATTCCGCTCGCGGCGGAGAGCGGCACCTTCGTGACGACACCGCCTCCGAACGGCCAGGCCACCGCGTACACGCTTGTGGCGACGAAAGATGATACAGCCCCGGCGATCAGTACCACTCTTGTGCGCTCGGTGGCCGGTGGCGCGTCCACCTATCGATATGTCCGGTTCAAGATTACCGGGCGCCGGGGAGGCGCTGGCGACAGCACCGTACAGCTCGCGGAATTCGAATTCTATAATTCGGCGGTTTCCGCGGCCAAGATTCCAATCAGTGGTGTGGAAAATCCCGGCAGCAACTCACCGGATGCCGAAAAGGCGCCCAAGATCATCGACGGCATCACCACCGAAGGGGGGAACAAGTGGCTGGATTTCAACAACGCGCCGCTCATCTTCGATTTCGGCAGCCCGAAAACGTTCGACAAATACGCGTTTTTCACCGGAGGGGACGCCGCTGAACGGGACCCAGTGCAGTGGACGCTCGAGGGCAGCAACGACCAGTCCCGCTGGAACCTGATCGAAAACGTCAACATCCCGTTTGCCACCCCCACGGCAAGAAACACCTCCACGCTTCCCATTCCGCTGCCTGGCACGTCGCTTCCCACACAGATCGATTTCTTCACCGGCAACACGCTGAACCTCATCGAAGGCGAGACACTCACTCTGAGCTACTCCACCCAGGCCGCCGCGACCGTTACCATCACTCCCGACGGTGGCGATCCGCTTCCCGGACCTCTTCCTCTCTACGGTTCAGTGAATGTGACTCCCACCGTTGACACGACCTACACGCTGACCGCCGCCACCGCGGATGAAAACGCCCCGGTCGCCACCGCCACGTTCAGCGTGGTGATCGTTCCGGATCCCGGAGTCGATGACATCCAATACGACAACTTCGCCAGCGCGGGCACCGAACTCGAAACCAACGGCAGCACCACGATCACCCCCGAGTTCGGGACGAATCCCGGACGCCTGCGCCTCACGCCGGAGCAACAAAGCCAGAGCGGAACCGCATGGTTCGTCAAGAAGCTGGCCGTGTCGGGAGGATTCGAAGCCACATTCGGATTGAGCATGAATCAGGAAGATCCGAACGGCTATGTTCCCGCGGACGGACTGGCCTTCGTGGTGCAGAACGCTCCGTCCGGCACCAATGATCCGGGAACCGGGGAAAATGGTGTTTCCCAAAAGGCTCTCAACATTTGCTTCCACACCTTCGGTTTCGAACCTGATCCGGCCTCGCTCATCGAAGTCCGCAGCGGGACCACGGTTCTCGCGAAGTGCGTCGCCTTCAACCAACCTGGAGTGGAGCTTTACGGAATCCCAAGTGTTCCAGCGGTGGACGAAAACGGCGTTCCTTACATGACCGCTCCGTTCCCCTACACCCTCGGTTCGGTTTCGACCGATCCCGCCTACCGCATCCGAGTGGTTTATGTGCCTGGAGATCTCGATGTCTATCTCGACGGCATCGCGGTGATCCAGAATGTGAATGTGAACCTCTCCACCATCGGTGCCGCGGATGCCGCGGGAAAATCCTACTTCGGATTCACCGCCAGGACCGGAGGAAACGTGCAGAACAGCGACATCACCGACTGGCATGTCAAACTCGGGGATTTCTCCGCGGTTCCTCCCTTCGGCATGGTGAAATCGTTGTTCAGGTATACCGCCGGGAGTTCTCAGCCCACGTCGGTGGACCTCGTTTGGAACGCCGATACCGCGACCGACTTCAAGGTGGTCAGCTCATTGGATCTCCTCCCTCCCTGGTCGCTGGTGCAATCCGCACCGGGCGTGAAGGGCCAGATCGGCGTCTCAGTGGACATCCCGTTCAACGTGGGCACCGCTGACAAGGCCTTCTTCCGCGTGGAGCGCGTGGTTCCGGAGTAA
- a CDS encoding rhodanese-like domain-containing protein, which translates to MSGGTQLPDHRATIEISPEAVAEWIGLAPGERPRLIDCREEDELAICQITGNEWLPLGLFSISREKLSAGNARGVVVYCHHGVRSLRAAQFLRAIGVENAFSMHGGIEAWSERVDPTVARY; encoded by the coding sequence ATGAGCGGAGGCACCCAACTTCCCGACCACCGCGCCACGATCGAGATTTCTCCAGAGGCCGTGGCGGAATGGATCGGACTGGCACCTGGAGAACGCCCGCGGCTCATCGACTGCCGTGAGGAGGACGAACTGGCGATTTGCCAAATTACTGGAAATGAATGGCTCCCCCTGGGGCTGTTTTCCATTTCGCGCGAAAAATTGTCAGCCGGAAACGCACGCGGAGTGGTCGTGTATTGCCACCACGGCGTGCGCTCGTTGCGCGCGGCGCAGTTCCTGCGGGCCATCGGTGTGGAAAATGCTTTTTCGATGCATGGCGGCATCGAGGCGTGGTCGGAGCGGGTGGATCCCACGGTGGCGCGATACTAA
- a CDS encoding type II secretion system protein, producing the protein MIRPKHKLTKRGFALIACLLMMVLLAVVAVGLLSLSTISLRSSSNGQAQRAAEANARLAVMIALGDLQKNLGDDRRVTANASILGTDTQPVARPQMVGVWESATTTLFKTPFTTSPSIFPKYSEWKTNRFKKWLVSSASDEETGEVDYARSAPGGDLVALFGNKKDGFDLEAQKIPIARTGKTGESSIAWAVIQEGDKAHISQPGDRYLEKNDVVQAPKHPNLATLKIANQPTTGWDARSAKMISLNQANLDPDYQIAAEKVPTLSTDFTVFSRGVLADVANGGLKTDLNLAFELSDSKFAQSSWDGLPNPFRSGSAEVPIHGQVPQTGGQPVSIKLDYLPSAAAVRYPLGSAATFDMLRSAYSSYRHLYTSGGTATAFFRPQVNKAWKVQDLAPIYPAPRGSETSVSPVLDRMLYLLSLWADSAGTPTLVITPVITLWNPYNVAIESSGYVAYPWMDIPIYLDLRTNGESKGIYLSQLIGNGKVPGDPYAGRQKDPYFYCAITGDGTASPTRPVRLEPGEIRTFVPSTVTPTPFNREGSDLLKTLRMKPAMSASDLKLTGGFAIDTSKTLRPNTGTTKKMVAGDTLSCQFYFQPDSYHYFTTLEDSTRITSGNPTAKGTVINEVQLYKGSSGTSFLSTPYTHTTGSVTPQLVGMLETYHRTARASGSIAESDIVHTVNTRQRYINSAFSGAKGPSFFNAGPHYNSSMRPGTDIAGLGLEFNEGKAYYGETNSYQGGKNNVILYDMPRQAPLSLASFQNADLADNAFSTSSQFANSWASPYVNRNTVGRVTSKAATPAGEAIGPSGLGFYDYSWLLNEALWDGYFLSSIAPRVKQRNISASAASGVYNNDDTVEETQSIAKTVADWAEQPSANPLRNSHMAFHSGGLSSQEVTDKLTADSGALRAAEHLMVEGSFNVNSTNEGAWRAILASLRGESFDALAVNGDLKAHQTGNGSALPRHSTPTGVANDNWNGFRELTDDQIASLAKEIVVEVRARGPFQSLSEFVNRRVENGELGLKGALQAAIDRSGLNRSVKMGTFDKSKFFASDNLPDLNTGIGIPGWLTQADLLGPIASIITVRSDTFRIRGYGEVRNGAGAVIAKATCEAVVQRLPEYVDTADKPNVKPANLTSEVNRTFGRRFEVVAFRMLSSNEGTETSS; encoded by the coding sequence ATGATCCGACCGAAACATAAACTGACAAAACGGGGGTTCGCCCTCATCGCCTGCCTTCTGATGATGGTCCTGTTGGCGGTTGTGGCGGTCGGATTGCTTTCCCTCAGCACCATCTCGCTACGCTCGTCCTCGAACGGACAGGCGCAGCGGGCCGCCGAGGCGAACGCCAGGCTCGCGGTCATGATCGCTCTGGGCGATCTGCAGAAAAACCTCGGTGACGACCGCCGCGTGACCGCGAACGCCTCCATCCTGGGCACGGACACCCAGCCCGTCGCCCGTCCGCAGATGGTGGGCGTGTGGGAGTCCGCCACCACGACCCTTTTCAAAACCCCGTTCACAACCTCCCCGTCGATTTTTCCCAAGTATTCCGAATGGAAAACCAACCGTTTCAAAAAATGGCTGGTCTCCTCGGCATCCGACGAGGAGACCGGGGAAGTCGATTACGCCAGATCCGCGCCAGGCGGAGACCTCGTTGCGCTCTTCGGGAACAAGAAGGACGGCTTCGACCTGGAGGCCCAGAAGATCCCCATCGCCAGAACCGGAAAAACCGGTGAATCCTCCATCGCGTGGGCCGTCATCCAAGAGGGGGACAAGGCCCACATCAGCCAACCGGGCGATCGCTATTTGGAAAAAAACGACGTGGTCCAAGCTCCGAAGCACCCGAACCTCGCCACCCTGAAAATCGCCAACCAGCCGACCACAGGCTGGGATGCCCGCTCCGCCAAGATGATTTCGCTCAATCAGGCGAATCTCGATCCCGACTACCAGATCGCGGCGGAAAAAGTTCCGACCCTTTCGACGGACTTCACCGTCTTTTCCCGCGGGGTGCTGGCGGACGTGGCAAACGGAGGTCTGAAAACCGACCTCAACCTGGCCTTCGAACTGTCGGACTCGAAATTCGCCCAGTCCTCCTGGGACGGCCTCCCGAATCCTTTCCGCAGCGGTTCGGCTGAAGTGCCCATCCATGGCCAGGTGCCGCAAACGGGCGGGCAGCCGGTTTCCATCAAACTGGATTACCTGCCTTCGGCCGCTGCGGTCCGCTATCCCCTGGGTTCGGCGGCAACCTTCGACATGCTCCGTTCCGCGTATTCCTCCTACCGGCATCTGTACACCTCCGGCGGGACGGCGACGGCCTTCTTCCGGCCACAGGTGAACAAGGCATGGAAAGTTCAGGATCTGGCTCCGATTTATCCAGCCCCCCGCGGCAGCGAGACCTCCGTTTCTCCGGTGCTGGACCGCATGCTCTATCTGCTCAGTCTCTGGGCCGATTCCGCCGGAACCCCCACGCTGGTCATCACCCCGGTCATCACCCTGTGGAATCCCTACAATGTGGCCATCGAAAGTTCCGGCTACGTCGCATACCCTTGGATGGACATTCCGATCTATCTGGATTTGAGAACGAACGGCGAGTCAAAGGGCATCTACCTTTCGCAGCTCATCGGGAATGGAAAAGTTCCGGGCGATCCATACGCGGGCAGACAAAAAGATCCATACTTTTACTGTGCCATCACCGGTGACGGCACCGCCAGCCCGACCAGGCCCGTCCGCCTGGAACCGGGAGAGATCCGGACTTTCGTTCCTTCGACGGTCACCCCCACCCCTTTCAATCGTGAAGGCAGCGACCTGCTCAAGACGCTGAGAATGAAACCGGCGATGAGCGCCAGCGACCTGAAGCTCACCGGGGGTTTCGCGATCGACACAAGCAAGACCCTGCGTCCGAACACCGGCACCACGAAAAAGATGGTCGCCGGCGACACCCTGTCCTGCCAGTTTTACTTCCAACCCGATTCCTATCACTACTTCACCACGCTTGAAGACTCGACCCGGATCACAAGCGGAAATCCCACGGCGAAAGGCACGGTTATCAACGAGGTGCAGCTTTACAAGGGAAGCAGCGGAACGAGCTTTCTCAGCACTCCCTACACCCACACGACGGGCAGTGTGACGCCGCAGTTGGTGGGAATGCTGGAAACGTACCACCGCACCGCCAGGGCGAGCGGCAGCATCGCGGAATCCGACATCGTCCACACGGTGAACACGCGGCAACGCTACATCAACTCGGCGTTCTCCGGCGCGAAGGGTCCCTCCTTCTTCAACGCGGGTCCGCACTACAACTCCAGCATGAGGCCCGGCACCGACATCGCCGGGCTCGGTCTGGAGTTCAACGAAGGGAAGGCCTACTACGGTGAAACCAACAGTTACCAAGGCGGAAAAAACAATGTCATCCTGTATGACATGCCGCGCCAGGCCCCGCTCTCGCTCGCATCGTTCCAGAACGCGGATCTGGCGGACAACGCGTTTTCCACGTCCAGCCAATTCGCCAATTCCTGGGCTTCTCCCTATGTGAACCGCAACACGGTCGGCAGGGTGACATCGAAGGCGGCCACTCCCGCGGGCGAAGCCATCGGACCGAGCGGATTGGGATTCTACGACTATTCGTGGCTGCTGAACGAGGCGCTCTGGGACGGATATTTCCTCTCGTCCATCGCCCCGCGCGTCAAACAGCGCAACATCTCGGCCTCGGCGGCTTCCGGGGTTTATAACAATGATGACACCGTGGAGGAAACCCAGAGCATCGCGAAAACGGTGGCGGACTGGGCGGAACAACCCTCGGCCAATCCCCTGCGCAATTCCCACATGGCATTCCATTCCGGCGGACTTTCAAGCCAGGAGGTCACCGACAAGTTGACGGCCGACAGCGGCGCGCTGCGTGCGGCGGAGCATCTCATGGTGGAGGGCTCCTTCAACGTGAACTCCACCAACGAAGGTGCGTGGCGCGCCATCCTCGCCAGCCTGCGGGGCGAGAGTTTCGACGCCCTGGCCGTCAACGGGGACCTGAAAGCCCATCAAACCGGCAATGGTTCCGCCCTGCCCCGTCACAGCACGCCCACCGGGGTCGCCAACGACAACTGGAATGGTTTCCGCGAACTCACCGACGACCAGATCGCGTCCCTTGCCAAGGAAATCGTGGTGGAGGTGAGGGCCCGCGGCCCGTTCCAATCCCTGTCGGAATTCGTCAACCGTCGCGTCGAAAACGGTGAACTGGGACTGAAAGGCGCCCTGCAGGCCGCCATCGACCGCAGCGGCCTGAACCGGTCGGTCAAGATGGGAACCTTTGACAAAAGCAAGTTCTTCGCCAGTGACAACCTGCCCGATCTGAACACCGGCATCGGCATTCCCGGCTGGCTCACCCAGGCGGATCTGCTCGGCCCCATCGCCTCCATCATCACCGTGCGCTCGGACACCTTCCGGATCCGTGGCTACGGCGAGGTGAGGAATGGTGCCGGTGCGGTGATCGCCAAGGCCACCTGTGAAGCGGTGGTCCAACGGTTGCCGGAGTATGTCGACACCGCCGACAAGCCGAACGTCAAACCGGCCAACCTCACTTCCGAAGTAAACCGGACATTCGGGCGCCGGTTCGAGGTGGTGGCATTCCGCATGCTATCCTCCAACGAGGGGACCGAAACCTCGTCCTGA